A region of Catenibacterium mitsuokai DNA encodes the following proteins:
- a CDS encoding IS30 family transposase, producing MNSINISQKAKNKHLNFSHYEFIINSLIQFNASHSGKRNIGKTQFIKELASTVGTTVSNVYSVIKDATITIKDTHLKIHYELSAMAAFEKRSKNHKIPNNSKFEKSKEFISLVEQEVKSNRLSSIDETINYLRIHQPDIIKNIVTVSTKTFYSYVHQGRTSIKPIDLPRMVRRKTKKNWKSYIPKRQKGTSITERPEYIKDREEFGHWEGDLVTGPRDGQNGAYLTLIERKTRFYYMIPISAKSSKQVYMQINKLHKFYGDSFKDIFKSITFDNGSEFSRWKDIEQKPKSKEKRTTVYFGRPYHSCDRASNENCNGLIRYFITKGTDINTIDKETTIDINNKINQKKRKILGYLSSEELFLNELAKLNVTNNTIFYKI from the coding sequence ATGAACAGCATTAATATATCACAAAAAGCTAAAAATAAACACCTTAATTTTTCTCATTATGAATTCATCATCAATTCTTTGATTCAGTTCAATGCTTCCCATTCTGGCAAGCGTAACATTGGCAAGACTCAATTCATTAAAGAGTTAGCTTCTACTGTAGGCACTACCGTCTCTAATGTCTATTCGGTCATTAAGGATGCCACTATAACTATCAAAGATACTCATCTTAAAATTCATTATGAACTTTCTGCCATGGCTGCATTCGAGAAGAGATCCAAGAATCATAAGATTCCAAATAACTCTAAATTTGAAAAATCAAAAGAGTTCATCTCTCTTGTCGAACAAGAAGTAAAATCAAATAGATTATCCTCTATTGATGAGACCATAAACTATTTAAGGATTCATCAGCCAGATATTATAAAGAATATAGTGACTGTGTCTACTAAAACATTTTACAGCTATGTCCACCAGGGAAGAACATCCATCAAGCCTATTGATCTTCCACGCATGGTCAGAAGAAAGACAAAGAAGAACTGGAAGTCATACATTCCAAAAAGACAGAAAGGCACTTCCATTACCGAAAGGCCTGAATATATCAAGGACAGAGAAGAATTCGGACACTGGGAAGGTGATCTAGTTACTGGACCTAGAGATGGACAGAATGGTGCATATCTTACTCTGATTGAAAGAAAGACACGCTTCTATTATATGATTCCTATCTCTGCCAAATCTTCAAAGCAGGTCTATATGCAGATAAACAAGCTTCATAAGTTCTATGGTGATAGCTTTAAGGATATCTTTAAATCAATCACCTTTGATAATGGAAGTGAGTTTTCTAGATGGAAGGATATAGAACAAAAGCCAAAATCAAAAGAGAAAAGAACCACTGTCTATTTCGGTAGACCCTATCATTCATGTGACAGAGCCTCAAATGAGAACTGCAATGGACTTATAAGATATTTCATTACGAAAGGAACTGATATTAATACAATTGATAAGGAGACAACTATTGATATAAACAATAAAATAAATCAGAAGAAAAGAAAGATACTTGGATACCTTTCTTCTGAAGAACTATTTCTTAACGAACTAGCTAAACTTAATGTAACTAATAATACCATTTTCTATAAAATCTAA
- a CDS encoding galactokinase has protein sequence MKLATQIIEDIKNGQADALLTDIYVDESLLDTQKERYIAAIEKFISLYGDKEVEVFSAPGRSEVSGNHTDHQHGEVLAAAINLDIIAITAPRDGEIKVLSDDYDLKAVAVDDLEKKAEEEGTSEGLIRGTLARFKELGLHIGGFEAYMTSEVLQGSGLSSSAAFEVMIGTVLSGLYNDMTVSPVLIAQIGQYTENVYFGKPCGLMDQCASSVGALIHIDFKDNDHPVVEKVDVDFSSFHHSLCIVDVHASHADLTDDYAAIPTEMKEVAHFFGKEFLREVSEEEFKAHIPELREKMSDRCVIRALHFFKEDARVEKAVSALKNNDFDTFKSVIKSSGDSSYKYLQNIYSNHDETNQAVSIALGLSEDILGNKGVCRVHGGGFAGTIQAFVEDDYVETYKTEIEKYFGEGSCHILKVRKYGGKKVEL, from the coding sequence ATAAAACTTGCAACACAGATTATTGAAGATATTAAAAATGGTCAGGCAGATGCTCTATTAACTGATATTTATGTAGATGAGTCTTTATTAGATACTCAGAAAGAAAGATATATTGCAGCTATTGAAAAGTTTATTTCACTTTATGGTGATAAGGAAGTAGAAGTATTCTCAGCACCAGGTAGAAGTGAAGTATCTGGTAACCATACAGACCACCAGCATGGTGAAGTATTAGCTGCTGCAATTAACTTAGATATTATTGCGATTACAGCACCTAGAGATGGTGAAATTAAGGTATTATCTGATGATTATGACTTAAAGGCTGTAGCTGTAGATGACTTAGAAAAGAAAGCTGAAGAAGAAGGTACTTCTGAAGGATTAATTAGAGGTACTCTTGCACGCTTTAAGGAATTAGGTCTTCATATTGGTGGTTTTGAAGCTTATATGACAAGTGAAGTATTACAGGGTTCTGGTCTTTCTTCATCAGCAGCATTTGAAGTCATGATTGGTACTGTATTATCAGGTTTATATAATGATATGACAGTGAGTCCAGTATTGATTGCACAGATTGGTCAGTATACAGAAAACGTCTATTTTGGTAAACCATGTGGATTAATGGACCAGTGTGCAAGTTCAGTAGGTGCTCTTATTCATATTGACTTTAAAGACAATGATCATCCTGTTGTAGAAAAAGTAGATGTTGATTTCTCTTCATTCCATCATAGTTTATGTATTGTAGATGTTCATGCATCTCATGCAGATTTAACTGATGATTATGCAGCCATTCCTACAGAAATGAAGGAAGTAGCACACTTCTTTGGAAAAGAATTCTTAAGAGAAGTATCAGAAGAAGAATTTAAAGCACATATTCCTGAATTACGTGAAAAGATGAGTGACCGCTGTGTCATCCGTGCATTACACTTCTTTAAGGAAGATGCAAGAGTAGAAAAAGCAGTATCTGCCTTAAAGAACAATGACTTTGATACATTCAAGTCAGTCATCAAATCATCAGGAGACAGTTCTTATAAATACCTACAGAATATCTATTCTAACCATGATGAAACAAACCAGGCAGTTTCTATTGCCTTAGGCTTATCTGAAGATATCCTAGGTAATAAAGGTGTATGTAGAGTACATGGTGGTGGATTTGCAGGTACGATCCAGGCCTTTGTAGAAGATGATTATGTAGAAACATATAAGACTGAAATTGAAAAGTATTTTGGTGAAGGTTCTTGTCATATTCTTAAAGTAAGAAAGTATGGCGGTAAGAAAGTAGAATTATAA
- a CDS encoding YcxB family protein, translated as MELLIVKNNHQNYANLKKIRFFFFHFIYKFFFLCGAVLGLLTALINVFNGDMFDFIKFSLLSVIVCILPFVTSEVMLKRLIKLQKEKYGSDQVITDLIFDNDGIISVEQSTQNKSKIMYKDIKQVKETKEIILFITKAGYATFFERKNVESNDLEKLKQFFDKQNILWEKSILNIF; from the coding sequence ATGGAACTATTAATTGTTAAAAATAATCATCAGAATTATGCGAATTTAAAAAAAATAAGATTCTTCTTTTTTCATTTTATATACAAATTCTTTTTTCTATGTGGAGCAGTCTTAGGATTATTAACCGCATTGATTAACGTATTTAATGGTGATATGTTTGATTTTATCAAATTTTCTTTATTATCAGTTATTGTGTGTATATTACCTTTTGTTACATCAGAAGTTATGTTGAAAAGATTAATAAAACTTCAAAAAGAAAAATATGGATCAGATCAGGTAATTACCGATTTAATATTTGATAATGATGGAATTATTTCAGTTGAACAATCTACTCAAAATAAGAGTAAAATCATGTATAAGGATATTAAACAAGTTAAAGAAACAAAAGAAATTATACTATTTATAACTAAGGCAGGATATGCAACATTTTTTGAAAGAAAAAATGTGGAATCAAATGATCTCGAAAAATTAAAACAATTCTTTGATAAACAGAATATTTTATGGGAAAAATCAATATTAAATATATTTTAA
- a CDS encoding glycoside hydrolase domain-containing protein — protein sequence MADENVRKAQKYLNSMYGHRSEWVKLDEDGLTGTGTCKGIIRAFQIENGISPVTGTAGNITLNKMRSLSDISKMNANDPGNPNVCILQCALFVKGYNAGGITGVYYTTGVNAVKQYQSDAGLPVTGIIDWKVWMGLVSINWFKKTNAGDKTIVKIQQQLNADWSDIIGVGPCDGVVSRFTSYALIAALQAAEGIYTSFIGSIDKRNFGDQTAAKFPSVLKQGKNGTYVKYNKLVQYGLYLNGYNAGRFDGNFDSTTKSMVASFQEFYALTGIGLVTSGEVNCATMKSLLTSKGDTGRKSKACDCSTVLNKQQALDIKNAGYHVVGRYLTGTANGKRKFITFEEIKNIESAGLRVFPIYQDGGYKAEYFQNLSQGIVDAHTAITAAKRIGVPSGTTIYFAVDFDCYDYQMKSFIVPYFEKLNYVFKSETNNKKYKVGIYAPRYICSYISNKGLTEYSFVADMSSGYSCNLGYPIPKNWAFDQFFEFNKRTGGQFPSSPSFDLDKAGYSGRDKGITTFDKMAYMSPDELAEKSSDQMIEEQKDQFVCNILEKLGYLNKVVKANIVYEKEFVVSAIPTDGCTIFVSCKNSKSFTPDNEFGKKPIYIEMDNTGSLTTTCDNQIKDLTAGLEIKDKDIVRILDGTVDGLREVAISMKAGKIGMKIGVKDNLPVYTIIFTTKDILPQLDTKDYEMTTEISFKIMPSISDGGKQPKYEIDWERAENFGVNIGLLGLVGSGTYYLILKLLEVIGALTLV from the coding sequence ATGGCAGATGAAAATGTTAGAAAGGCACAGAAATATTTAAACAGCATGTATGGTCATCGTTCTGAATGGGTAAAGCTGGATGAGGACGGCTTGACTGGTACAGGTACATGCAAGGGGATTATCAGAGCCTTTCAGATTGAAAATGGAATCTCTCCAGTAACAGGAACAGCAGGAAATATCACTTTAAATAAAATGAGATCTTTAAGTGATATTTCAAAAATGAATGCTAATGATCCAGGAAATCCAAATGTATGCATTCTGCAGTGTGCATTGTTTGTAAAGGGGTATAATGCTGGAGGAATTACAGGAGTTTATTATACGACTGGAGTGAATGCTGTAAAGCAGTACCAGAGTGATGCAGGACTTCCAGTAACAGGCATCATTGACTGGAAAGTTTGGATGGGACTAGTATCAATCAACTGGTTTAAAAAGACAAATGCTGGAGATAAGACGATTGTAAAAATTCAGCAGCAGTTGAATGCAGACTGGTCTGATATCATTGGTGTAGGTCCATGTGATGGTGTTGTCTCAAGATTTACTTCTTATGCATTAATTGCAGCACTACAGGCTGCTGAAGGTATTTATACAAGCTTTATTGGCAGTATTGATAAAAGAAATTTTGGTGATCAGACAGCAGCAAAATTCCCTAGTGTATTAAAGCAGGGGAAGAATGGTACCTATGTAAAGTATAATAAGCTTGTTCAATATGGATTATACTTGAATGGATATAACGCTGGAAGATTTGACGGTAACTTTGACAGTACTACTAAGTCCATGGTTGCATCATTCCAGGAGTTCTATGCATTAACGGGAATTGGGCTAGTTACATCTGGAGAAGTCAACTGTGCAACAATGAAATCACTATTAACAAGTAAAGGTGATACAGGAAGAAAGTCAAAGGCATGTGACTGTTCCACAGTATTAAATAAGCAGCAGGCACTAGATATTAAGAATGCAGGATATCATGTGGTAGGTAGATATCTGACAGGAACAGCAAATGGAAAGAGAAAGTTCATCACATTTGAAGAAATCAAAAATATTGAAAGTGCTGGATTAAGAGTATTCCCTATCTATCAGGATGGAGGATATAAAGCAGAGTATTTCCAGAATCTGAGTCAGGGCATTGTAGATGCACATACAGCAATTACAGCAGCTAAGAGAATCGGTGTTCCTAGTGGTACAACTATCTACTTCGCAGTAGACTTTGACTGCTATGATTATCAGATGAAATCATTTATCGTACCATACTTCGAGAAACTGAATTATGTATTTAAGAGTGAAACAAATAATAAAAAATATAAAGTCGGAATTTATGCACCAAGATATATCTGTTCATATATCAGTAATAAAGGCTTAACGGAATACTCATTTGTAGCTGATATGTCAAGCGGATACAGCTGCAACTTAGGTTATCCTATTCCGAAGAACTGGGCATTTGATCAGTTCTTTGAATTTAATAAGAGAACAGGTGGGCAATTCCCTTCAAGTCCTTCATTTGATTTAGATAAGGCAGGCTATTCAGGTAGAGATAAGGGTATTACAACATTTGATAAAATGGCTTATATGTCACCAGATGAATTAGCAGAGAAAAGCTCAGATCAGATGATAGAAGAACAAAAAGATCAATTCGTTTGTAACATTCTAGAAAAATTAGGATATTTAAATAAAGTTGTTAAGGCAAACATTGTATATGAGAAAGAGTTCGTAGTCTCTGCAATTCCTACAGATGGATGTACAATTTTTGTATCTTGTAAAAACTCAAAATCTTTTACACCTGATAATGAGTTTGGTAAAAAACCTATTTATATTGAAATGGATAATACAGGTTCACTGACAACAACATGTGATAATCAAATTAAGGATTTGACAGCTGGCTTGGAGATTAAGGACAAAGATATCGTAAGAATACTAGATGGTACAGTAGATGGCCTAAGAGAAGTGGCAATCTCTATGAAGGCTGGAAAAATTGGTATGAAGATTGGAGTAAAGGATAATTTGCCTGTATATACAATTATCTTCACAACAAAAGATATTTTGCCTCAATTAGATACAAAAGATTATGAAATGACAACTGAAATCAGTTTTAAAATCATGCCTAGTATTTCAGATGGTGGAAAGCAGCCAAAATACGAAATTGATTGGGAGAGAGCAGAAAATTTCGGGGTGAACATTGGTCTATTAGGATTAGTTGGTTCTGGAACTTATTATTTGATTCTTAAATTACTAGAAGTTATAGGTGCATTAACACTTGTTTAA
- a CDS encoding GH25 family lysozyme: MSNYIIDISYHNGKVDLSKAKDSISGVVARCSYGWSSGNIDKQWNNNAKQANELGIPLFAYHFCYARNEYEAKREAYLALQACSKYQVCVIYYDIEYSDYQGSLSNDMYYKIAKAFCDVIEGAGYSAGIYANQDWFKNKLTNSGFSAWTLWIANYGLNNGYNNWDNKIQYNPFGNVLLHQFTSNAKKGVLKDIKGIDSKFLDCSYDHGLINTFYKVKNKTSNLNVGDSVRVKAGSKWYDGQSIANCVFKNQYEVIQIKGDRVVIGVNGKVTGAISLNSLY; the protein is encoded by the coding sequence ATGAGTAATTATATTATAGATATTTCATATCATAACGGGAAAGTAGATTTAAGCAAGGCAAAGGATTCTATTTCTGGTGTGGTGGCTAGATGTTCTTATGGATGGAGTTCTGGAAATATTGACAAGCAGTGGAACAATAATGCGAAACAAGCAAATGAGTTAGGCATTCCATTATTTGCTTATCATTTTTGTTATGCTAGAAACGAATATGAAGCTAAAAGAGAAGCATATTTAGCTTTGCAGGCATGCAGTAAATATCAGGTATGTGTTATTTATTATGATATTGAATATTCTGATTATCAGGGCAGTTTGAGTAATGACATGTATTATAAGATTGCTAAAGCATTTTGTGATGTTATTGAAGGAGCAGGTTATTCTGCTGGAATATATGCCAATCAGGATTGGTTTAAAAACAAGCTTACAAATAGTGGCTTTTCTGCATGGACGTTATGGATTGCTAATTATGGGCTTAATAATGGGTATAATAATTGGGACAATAAGATTCAATACAATCCTTTTGGAAATGTATTATTGCATCAGTTCACTTCTAATGCTAAAAAAGGAGTTTTAAAAGATATAAAAGGAATAGATTCAAAGTTTTTGGATTGTAGTTATGATCATGGTCTTATTAATACATTTTATAAGGTAAAAAACAAAACTAGTAATTTAAACGTTGGAGATAGTGTGCGTGTTAAGGCTGGTTCAAAGTGGTATGATGGTCAGTCAATCGCAAATTGTGTATTTAAAAATCAATATGAAGTGATTCAAATCAAAGGTGATAGAGTAGTAATTGGGGTAAACGGTAAAGTAACAGGAGCAATTTCATTGAATAGCTTATATTAA
- a CDS encoding phage holin family protein, translating into MNNFVKNIDKVYSIVLSILTIAMDKHWILFMVLLLLNVLDTLTGWIKSRINNKENSMAGLKGTAKKVAQWILVLLSFIIPVCFEELGNIIHIDLAILTFLGWYVLISLIINEYRSILENLVEAGFDVPQILVKGLEVASQNIESMVEKNE; encoded by the coding sequence ATGAACAATTTTGTTAAGAATATAGATAAAGTGTATTCTATTGTATTATCTATTCTTACAATTGCTATGGATAAACATTGGATTTTATTTATGGTGCTATTGCTATTAAATGTTCTTGATACATTAACAGGATGGATAAAATCAAGAATAAATAATAAAGAAAATTCAATGGCTGGATTGAAAGGAACCGCAAAGAAAGTAGCTCAATGGATATTAGTTTTATTGTCTTTTATAATTCCAGTATGTTTTGAAGAATTAGGAAATATAATTCACATCGATTTGGCAATATTAACGTTTTTAGGCTGGTATGTTTTGATTTCATTAATTATTAATGAATATCGTAGTATTTTAGAAAATCTTGTAGAAGCTGGATTTGATGTGCCACAGATTCTTGTTAAAGGCCTAGAAGTAGCTTCTCAAAACATAGAAAGCATGGTAGAAAAAAATGAGTAA